In the genome of Raphanus sativus cultivar WK10039 chromosome 9, ASM80110v3, whole genome shotgun sequence, the window AACAAACCTCCCAGTTGAAAAGTGCTGCTGCTGCTAAATGCTCTCTTTCTTGATGATGCCCTCCTATTTTAGCTAAAGTCGCCAAACTATCCAAGAAACTGATTGTATCTATAAGGCCATGGTGATTTCCATGAAGAATTTCAAAGCCTTCTACAAACCtgttaaacaaataaataaaaaaacacatacgAGGTGAAGACAAAAGATCCTAACCGAAAGATTCAAAGTGTACAGTAAAACACACTTGGAGGAGTTCTGAGTCTGATCAACCAGAGGAGTCCCAGATTCGTCTCCAGAGACTTGATACCATTCTGGAACTGAAAGATCTCTCCCTGGAGCTCTCTGTAGCTGGAAGCCTAGTATTATTGCATCCTGGAGTCTCCTCGCCCCGCTAAGCTACATTATCAATGTTCTCCATCAGGTAAGTACCATTAGATTGACATTACAAATGAATggcaaacatatataatatctatTACTATCAGAATTTTCTTGCTTGTATTACTCACATTGAGCTTAGAACGTTTCTTCCCCATAGCAGTGTCTTGCAGTATTTTAGCTGCCACCTGTACTCAGAAACGAGCAGGAGTGATTACATCTTCAACAAGGGGAAGTTGTATCGTACTATGAAGAGTTTGTACTGTCTACCTCGCCACCATCAATGCCTCCGTCGTAACACGGTTTCAATGTAACAGCACGCTCGAGATAAGGGGCCCAACATCCAGCAAGAAGATCTCTTCTGATCATTTCAACTCCTCCTTGGTAATACTttcatgtaaaaaaaatatatatattctcaagAGAATgcaaaaacaacaacatatgCAGATCAACTGTGTGTGCGTATTAATATATGCTCTCTCTCACCTCAAGCATCTTTCTCAAGAATGGTTCTTCATTGAAATAATCTCTTCGCACAAAAATGAAGGGTAACTTGCATGCAAGTGCTTCACTCACAGTTCCATATCCAATTTTTCCTGAAGTTCTAAGCTAATTAGCACAGTGTTATTGTGGTGAAAGACTCATAGATAAAAGAGGAACCAATGATACCGAGCATGCAGTCTGAAGCAGCAATAACATCAGGAGTATAAACATCTTTTGGAAGTCCTATGAAATTTGGAGGAAGCTCCTGCTTCGCAGAAGCGCCacaaacctatatatatatatattgcaggAAAATATTCATATGTTTATCTTATATCAAAAGAACTAATAAACCAGGAAAAAGTAACATATATAAACTCAGAAATTAGTACCAGGCACAGCCAACCAGCTGGGAGATATTCTTCCTTCAGTTTCCAACCAGTTGGCTGCAAAAAATTACATCAGCAATATTAGAAAACTTCTTGCATGTTGAGGTTGAAAAGCTATACAAGAAAATGTGCTTACTTGACCACCGAAGTTAAAGATGAGTAGTTTCACATCGTCTGGAACTCCAAGCTCTCTCCTGACCTGTCAATGAGAAATTGGACTGCTTAATAAAATCATACAGAACACAAAGTCCgctgttaaagaaaaataaaagtaactcAAACCTCTTGTCTAGACTTATGCAATGGTCTCACAACAAGGGGAATATCAATAACATCACGGAAAGCAGGCACTGTAGAAAAAGATCAACATAGGTTTGTTTTGGTATTATTATGAGCGAAAGTtaaatggaaaatattttttgttagtcTCCAACAAGAACTTACTAGGACAGTGTCCGGGAAGGCGAATCAGAAACTCGCAATGCGAATAATCCTCAGCTATCTGCAGTAGTAGTAATCACCATTACCATTTAGAAGCCGATAAAAATCAAGAAAGATGATATCTAAGCTTACAAATCAGTTTACCTGCCAAACAATGGACTGGTGATGATGTCCTGCTGCCATCACATATTCCGCATATATGAAGTCCCAACTGCAGTAATCACAGTTTCACAAAACCATTAACTTTCTCTGACATGTATGTAAAATAACCACAGAACTTAAGGGATCAAGTGGTAGATCAGGTCAGAGGACTTCACAGTACCTGAAGTTGGTGACGCAAACAGAGCGGATCCCGGCATTTGCAGCAGCACGGCAAGCGATGGGGACAACATCTGAGACCTGTTTTCACAATATTGTCTTTCTTGATTTTACTTTTTCTGAAACCCACACTCACACTCAGATATTATACAAAAGCTGAATGCGTTTCGGGATGTACCACAAGGTTGGCTTTGATTGACTTAAGCCACTCAACCTCTGCGGCTAAGATAGAGTCACGAGGTTCAACCGCAATCTCGCAATACTGCAAATTTgacccccaaaaaaaaaaagaagaaatattcGATGAAGCTCTAAGAACCTATGAATTAGGAGAAGGAAGATACATGTGAATTGGAAGAGACCTTCTCCAAGGAAGCACGACGGTCCACGGTTAAAGCATCAGATTGTACAGATCCAATGTCCAATAGTACCTAAACATCACCTCCAGTAATaacattttctttaaaataaaactggAGATCAATCTTCTGAGAATGTTAAATGAAAAAAGGAATTTACATTTCGGATAAAGAGATTTGGAGAGTGGATCTCAGTGGTGAAAACAAACTCTGGAGCAGCAGAGACAACGTGAACTCTATGTCCAGACGAGATCAGATGCCGAACCACCTATATATATGTCCATTAATTATTACATGAAGACATAGATTCATTTATAGGCTTTCGAAAATGTTTTGATCCCGGACAAGAAAGAGAGATCGATCTTAACCTCAACGACACGAGTGGCGTGGCCAAAGCCATGACCAGTAACGTAGTAGGCGAAAACCAAAGGAGGCCGTGATGATTCAGACTCAGACATTGGAGCTGTTTGAAGCAGAGTGGGCATTGCAAAGATGTCTTGTTAAATTGATGAATCTTTTTActgttgattttttaaaagaaattggTACAAAAAGGTTTTTGTTGTTTAGCCGTAAACGGAGAGATCGAGGAGATGAGAAGATAAAGCGAAATGGATTTTCGGAGAGAGAGTTGTAGTAGTAGTAAGCGTTACCTAAGCTAAATCTGGAGTCTACCGATCTGTTCTAACAACCTATCCCCTTCTATGTCCCCCTTACGTGTTGCAGAGGAATGCTGTACTCTCTCTTTGCTAGCTTccaatttctatttttttcttatatttctatttttagaattttcagagatatgtattatattttactataattaattattttcttccaTACTAATTTATTGGTGAATAGATTTTACTGAATTTGGAAATTCAGTCAAAATGTTGTGTTAATCATTGATTTTCAAATCCTTATTAACATTCTCTGTTTTCAGTTATTAATTTTCAACTCTTTACTAACATATGTGACAGAATTGATGCGCagtaccaatttttttttaacagattaaaccaccacaaaaaaaaacaaatgcgACAAGgtagtttggttcggttatcTCGTTTGCCGGTTTCTTCTTCTGTTACAGAGGATCTCCGGCTTCTTTCTTTGGATGTGGAGCTTATGCTCTTTGATCATCTCGTCGTTTGGAAGTCGTCAGGTAAAAGAAAGGTCTTCTCTGAGACTTCCTTGGAGTTCCAGTTCGGTTTGGCTCAGGGCTCCTATTGTGGGTTAGTGTGGGTTGGTGCATTAATAAGAGTCTTGCGTTTGGTCTCCATCAATAATTACGACTTGGGAAGGTGGTGTTCCTTCATGTCCTCCTTATCCCGTTTGTTCTTAGCCTTTTAGTTGCTGTTTGTGGTTAGATCTGAACTGTATTTTTAAGGTATTAGCTTGTATGACTGTTTATAGTTTCTGGGGACTTGTTCTTTGTCCGCCGGCTTAGTCTCTAGGGAAGTTGTATTCCGCTAGCTGTTGTCTCCGGGGGCTTTGTAGGCTCGCTGGCTTTGTTATTCTACCTTGTAATGTTGTTATGAATCAATGAATTTCACcgaggagaaaaaaaaaaaaggtagttTGGTGCAGTAGTTCTGAAGACCCATCAACTCCTAACACTTAAACTTTAAACATATACTAAGAAAGAGTCATAGGATGGAAGACAAAACAAAGGTTTCGAAATTTTGGACACGACCATGAGACATGACAAAAGTTGTCGTTAACTACACTAGATATACCCTAAGAGTTGTAGATCACAGATCAGATTCGGAGCTTAGAAAGCCTGACCTAGTACTGCCTCTGCCTTTTGCCTGTAACGCCTGTGGATTGAACAGCCACAGTGCAATCTCTTGCCCAGTGTCCTGGTTTTCCGCATTTGTAACATTCTCCACCCGAGGTCGCAGGCTTTCCTTGCCCTGATGATTGAAACTGTTGATTACCAGATTGACCGGTGCAGTCTCTCGCCCAATGTCCTTGCTTCCCGCATTTGTAACACTCTCCGCCTGAAGTGGAGGACTTCACTTGCCCTGATTCAGACTTCAGATTACCAGATTGAGCAGGGCAGTCTCTCGCCCAGTGTCCTTCTTTCCCACACTTATAACACTCTCCAGCTGCAGAGGAAGGCTTTGCCAGTCCCGTTTCATACGGCGGATTACCAGACGGAGCAGTGCAGTCTCTTGCCCAATGCCCTTCCTTCCCACACTTATAACATTGTCCAGCTGCAGAGGAAGGCTGTACTGGTCCCGTTTCATAAGGCGGATTACCAGACTGAGCAGTGCAGTCTCTCGCCCAATGCCCTTCCTTCCCGCACTTAAAACAGGGTGTGCCACTGCCTGTTTTCGCAGTTTGATATCCTCTGTTATCTGATTCACTTAAGCTGTTGTTATTGGTAAAGCTATAAGTTGTAGACGATTTGACTGCGTCATCATTGCACCATTTGAAGAAACCACAGGAGCCCTGAGATTGAGAGGAAGCCATATTAGATTACACAGACAGTAAGAGCAAAGCAAGATACTACCACTAATGTTTTACTTACTCCAGTTGATTGTTCTAGACACTAATTATAAGCCACGAATCTACAAACTCATTTTGTCTTTGCTAACATAGTTGTATATCAAGTTGTCACTCTGTCTCCATCTAAACATGAAAAAAGCTACGAATCTACCGTTTCCAGCTTATTTTGATAAACTAAGTGCACAGAGTTTTTAGGTATACCTGTTGCAAAATAAGTAAACCTGACTATACTTGGTTATATGTATGTCAATGCAATGgtataaaatggaaaataagAGCCAGCACTTAATCAGGAAGAAGGATAATACGAAGCTCTGTCAGAAACGCAAAATGGACTCACCAAATCAGAATCCAGAAGCAGAAACCACAGAAAGATTACAACAGTCAATTGATAATAGATAATATAATAGCAAGCATAGaaacttaaaatataacataCCTCAAAAACAGGACAGCGATAGAACTGCCTTCCAATGTTCTCCCCAGTTTTAGCAGTGAGAACACGGCACAATCCAGCACCACACGGGCACTGGAGATCAGGGAACTTGGATTCGTTACTGTTCCCATAACTATGCTGAGCTCCGGAGGACTGAACAGCATCACACCACTGGAAAAACCCACAACCTCCGTGTTCCTAGTAAAACAAGCTTTATATCAATCCCCACACTATTTTCTACAAATAAGTAAAAAGAAGCCACGTGTCTAATCTTATTCAATGAGAGATACTAGTCTCACtgacatttcatcgaacacctagGGAGCATAAATGATTTAACCTCTCTATTAGGGCATTTGTAGAATTTTCGGCCTGGGTTCTTCTGCGTGTTCGACGTCAGAATCGAACACACACCGTTTCCACAGGGACAGTCTTTCTCCGGGAAGTCCTGCTCACCGGCCTCCGATCCGTAGTTTCCAGCAGCCGGGTTCGAGTTCACGCCTTGAAAACCGCCGCGGGATTTGGAGGCGGGATTGAGCGGATTCATCTGCCAATGCTCGCTTTTGCTTCCCTTTAGAGCCGCCATGTAGGGTCCCTCAGGGACGGGAGCGGCGACCTTAGGGCGTTTCGCCGCCGACGCCGCTTCTGCTTCCGCTTCGATTGCGGCGAGTTCGAGGAGGAAATCATCGGATTCGTCGAGCTCTTCGACCTGGATCGTGCTTTTCTCCATTTCGTCTTCTCGATCGATCAATAACACTCGACAAACTTGTTTGCTGCGTATCTTTCTTTAGTGCTTAGGGATTTTCCCGGGTTTTATCGCCCGCTTCCCCCTTTATTTTTGATTTCTGCATTACAATGAAACTCATACTagcaaatattaaaatgtttttggaCGAACGAACATGTCTTCAAGCCAAGCCCATTTACTTCAGGCCCAAAACTATCTTTGATTACTCAGGTTAGATGAGAAATAGTAAACTAGTTTTTAAACCAACATGTAAATGGTTTTTCATTGTTGGACTTCAAAAAGAGTTTTCAAAGAACTcaagtttttcttcttcttcttataatgctaaaatattattatgagaAAATGGTAGAAAATTATCCGAGTTCAAAGCCACCTGCTGTTGAGAAAGAGAtggtaaatataaataaatcattattttatagaattaggaacttatattttaaattaaaatttatattataaaattatataatataaataaaacaaaaatacatataatccacataatattatattaattagcGTACTTCACAAAACTTCATTGTTCTAtgttaatagttttattttatatatattttgaaagtGGAGCTTGTGAAGTGAAAACCACATCAATatagaatttttctttttaaatatgataagtTGGCAtattacttttcaaaaatacaatcaattaaaaatatcgTAACATTTGGATGTATAGTTCAATGGttattgttttagggtttattatttaaaaggtGGGATTGAGTTTATaaacttctatatatattttataaattatttttaaacatttatagaATTATAAgagttagtttatttttattataaattaaggtatatagaaaatagttatattttaaagataaattttgaaattggtATCAAAATTGtggttaaatttaaaaagattatatttgAAGTGAATTCAAGAAGGGTTGAGATTTGTTCCCAAAAAAAGATTGTGCGTGAACGGAATCTAATATTTCGATGATTGTTTATAATTCTACGGTATATAATAAGAAATCCAACTAGATCatatgtatttattatataatatagaaaatctaATATTTCGATGATTGTTTACCTGTTTTTTCTGCTTCGCGGTTGTTTTGTGTCAGATAGTTGGTTCGGTGACCATTATTGTACCATTGCTTACGTAGATTTGTGACTATGATCGGCGATCGGCGCAGCCTATATCTCTTAGGCGTCTGTTTCTTATGTGTGCTGAGGGACTACTCAATTGACTGGGTCGGATTTCTTATGTTTGAATTTTGTGACCCTTTTTGTTAGTAAGCATACCATTTATACATGCTTCTTCCTCTCTTAAAAGGGTCATTAGTTATACAGAGTTTACCTACTTGAAGAAAGCAAATACAAACACAAAAGGTACACAGGAGTGTAAAAACAGACACATGCGAAAGAAGATCGAGTAAATGCTTACTAAGTTGTATGATACATACTCTGGCAAGAAATGAAGTGTAGATTGCACAATTCAACAAGCAAGCCGACtcaccttctttttttttcttgaacacAAACCAACTCACCTTctgattagaaaaaaaaattcatatgaAGTCTTTAACCTAGTTTCCAACTACCAATAATCTATATAAAGAGAACATAAACCGAACAGAAGATAGTTTAGTAGAATGGAGTTTGGCGGCTAGAGATTAATGTCATAATACCAAATGACCCGACTTTATGACATCTCCAAAGATTAACATCATTTTTTCCATCAGATGTAAACTCAAAAATGAATGTGTATTTTATCCTAATGGTTTCCCTcatttcttttctcaaaaataatattttattattaatactTACTTTAATTCTATAATAGtacttattatttaaaaagCTTACAAATGTActcaaaacataattttattttaacttaatatttattatatacataaatttaatttgcaaaagaatataaaatgatttatataaacttataattgtattatgaaaatattaataattttgtcAAAgtgttgaaaataaaattatcaaattttttagatacaaaacaaaattgtagAAAAGTTTACGGATTatattgcaaataaaaaaaaaattctaacacCAAATTGAGATTGTGAATATTGCTCCTTAAATTTAAGGGAATACTATTCACAAAATTTTTTCTTCTCGAAATGATATACCATTAGAGAATATTTTCTCTCATCTTTTTATGTTTTCCCTCAAAATAATAGACCATTAGAAATAATCttaaagataaataaaacataGTATCTTTTACTAACTGTTCATGCTTGTATGCTATTTATTCTCGTTTCCATAATGCCAACAAAGTACATGCACAAAATTATcttaacaattattaaaaaaatatgatttactcGAAATCCGCTACAGCTGTATTATTAGAGGCATAtctaaaatttaagaaaacCTGTAAACTGATCTCACAAAAGAAATTCACCTTTtgttcaaattatattatatcaaaGAACTATGGAAGTTAGAAATGGTCAGGAATatcataaaatgaaaaataagctaaacattaaaataggatagAGGAAGTACTAATTAACATGTGGAAAATATCAAACACttcaatacaaataaatatgaataaaaattaataaaagaacTGCTTCTTAAATATGAAGGTACATGATTTTCCAATAGGGAAGCTAGAGTCATTGTAACCTCTACTTCCTCTCTTGTTGGAATAACCAGGATAATGATTTAAGCAAAACTCGATCTCACTGACCAAATCTAAACCTTCTTTCTCACCGAGAGCTTTTAGCTTCCACTCGCTAAATGGATATTCAGTCTTATGAACCACATGAATCTCTCCTCCCTTGTCTTCGTCCTTCACCAACATTCTTGCACTCTTCATAAAACCTCTTAAAAGTTCTTGATGCCTCCTGAAACAACCCAAAATGTATTTTCTTTCCctctctattttaaaaaataaaataaaaaataccaACGAGAACAGAATAGAATAAATAAGGAAGACAATAATTAGTAAAGTTACTCGATCGTACATGATTGTTTTGATTTCGTGCTCGCGACCATAATCGAATCCAGCGTGAGGGAAATTGAAAATGACTCTATCGTATGTGGCAGAACCACCAAGGTTAGGCTTTATGGTCATAGAGTGGACGTTAACCCCAAAGACCACATTACACCCGAGTCTCTCCAACTCTTCTACATTTGCCTTCCCATTATTGTAATTACGCTCTAGCTCTAGCTCCGCTACAAAGTTCATTATTCAAAATTAATCAACAATTATGATAGGATCAATGAAGTCTTGTGACTCATGTACCTTGTAGACCAACATGTTTAGTGTTGAAGAAATTTAAAAGGAAGCATAAGCTAATCTATGTAACTTGTGTAAAACTGGTGGGAGGCTAGCTAGTAACATAGTTTTCAAGATTGATGAATCTTTCAACCACTAGACTGTTTGCAAAAATAGAAACCATAGAATCAAAAGGGTATCTATCTATTAGGTCATAACAATAACCAAACTAAGATAATTAATATTAGCTACTGATCTACCTTGAGAATCGAGAGTGGTAGCAATGAGGTTTGTTGCTGAACCGAAGGCTCTTGCTAGAGACAGAGAAAAGGAGAAGTCTCCTTCCCCAACCAAAAGTatcttttgtttgttattgTAATGTTTTATCCTTTTAGTTTCTTGGACTTCCATTTCATTTGTACGAAATTTTGTTTCTCACACCATATTATTTATGGATGCATGGGTCAAAGAAGACTTAAATGTTTGGTTTGTTTACGATATTAGTTTTGGCTCCTCGAACTTTGTGAGTATTTATGTAATTTGAAAGCATTAAATTATTCTGTTAATTTATCCTTTTGAAGACAAGAAGAAGCAAGCTTCTAATTTGACTAGAGTATATGATCCTCGCTGCATAAGGAAAACTAAAAATGATtctatcatatatatagatTCGCTATGATCTGTGTCCATGGAATGGAGTGCACCTTAAAACCGTGAACCACGGTGCACCCACGTCGCTCCAACTCTTCTAAGTTATACTCGGCATCCTTGTACTACCGCTCTAACTCCTCTACAACAAGGATGATTGTTCTCAACGCAATCTTACATGTTTACAATACCctaattattatcaaaaatattgaaattgaAACGGAAACAATGATGGTCTCAACTTCTCAAGCCTCGAAGACGGTACGTCCACACTAAGGTTTCTCATTTATAAATCGTATATAGCACTGTGTATTTTACACCTCGAGTCCTTGAGTATCAAGAGAAGTTGCAGTTATATTAGTAGCTAGAGATGTTGCTTTGGCTAGACATAAAGAAAATGAGAAGTCTCCTTCACCGACGAGAAGCCTTTAAGTTGCTGTTTAATTCAATGACTACAGTATTTAGTATTTGAAACCTCCATTTCATCTTCATGCTTTTGCTTCTCTCACCATGAATTTACATATTTAGATTATAAACGGATATGAATTCACTTCCATGGATCAAAGAGTTTTCTCTTTGTTAATTTCGCTCTTCAGATTTTGTGAGTATCTTAATTACTTTTTACCAGCATTATTCATTATCCTCATTCTGTCATA includes:
- the LOC108823928 gene encoding L-arabinokinase; its protein translation is MPTLLQTAPMSESESSRPPLVFAYYVTGHGFGHATRVVEVVRHLISSGHRVHVVSAAPEFVFTTEIHSPNLFIRNVLLDIGSVQSDALTVDRRASLEKYCEIAVEPRDSILAAEVEWLKSIKANLVVSDVVPIACRAAANAGIRSVCVTNFSWDFIYAEYVMAAGHHHQSIVWQIAEDYSHCEFLIRLPGHCPMPAFRDVIDIPLVVRPLHKSRQEVRRELGVPDDVKLLIFNFGGQPTGWKLKEEYLPAGWLCLVCGASAKQELPPNFIGLPKDVYTPDVIAASDCMLGKIGYGTVSEALACKLPFIFVRRDYFNEEPFLRKMLEYYQGGVEMIRRDLLAGCWAPYLERAVTLKPCYDGGIDGGEVAAKILQDTAMGKKRSKLNLSGARRLQDAIILGFQLQRAPGRDLSVPEWYQVSGDESGTPLVDQTQNSSKFVEGFEILHGNHHGLIDTISFLDSLATLAKIGGHHQEREHLAAAALFNWEEDIVVARAPGRLDVMGGIADYSGSLVLLMPTREACHAAVQRNHPSKQKLWKHAEARHHSRDTPILEIVSFGSELSNRGPTFDMDLSDFMEEDGKPISYEKAYHYFSKDPSQKWAAYVAGTILVLMREMNVRFEDSISILVSSTVPEGKGVSSSASVEVATMSAIAAAHGLEISPRDVALLCQKVENYVVGAPCGVMDQMASACGEANKLLAMICQPAEILGLVEIPSHIRFWGIDSGIRHSVGGSDYGSVRIGAFIGKTMIRSFASSETNSGEAEEESSELVDYDASLDYLCNLSPHRFQALYGSKLPQVITGEEFIGKYGDHGDSVTTIDRKGTYHIMAPTKHPIYENFRVQAFKALLTATPSEEQVIGLGELMYQCHDSYSACGLGSDGTDRLVRLVQKMEKLKHSKTENGTLYGAKITGGGSGGTVCVIGRSSLRSSEQILEIQRKYKEATGFMPYVFEGSSPGAGKFGYLKIRKNSAPPSST
- the LOC108823782 gene encoding uncharacterized protein LOC108823782, with the protein product MEKSTIQVEELDESDDFLLELAAIEAEAEAASAAKRPKVAAPVPEGPYMAALKGSKSEHWQMNPLNPASKSRGGFQGVNSNPAAGNYGSEAGEQDFPEKDCPCGNGVCSILTSNTQKNPGRKFYKCPNREEHGGCGFFQWCDAVQSSGAQHSYGNSNESKFPDLQCPCGAGLCRVLTAKTGENIGRQFYRCPVFEGSCGFFKWCNDDAVKSSTTYSFTNNNSLSESDNRGYQTAKTGSGTPCFKCGKEGHWARDCTAQSGNPPYETGPVQPSSAAGQCYKCGKEGHWARDCTAPSGNPPYETGLAKPSSAAGECYKCGKEGHWARDCPAQSGNLKSESGQVKSSTSGGECYKCGKQGHWARDCTGQSGNQQFQSSGQGKPATSGGECYKCGKPGHWARDCTVAVQSTGVTGKRQRQY
- the LOC108834359 gene encoding uncharacterized protein At4g26485-like; translation: MNFVAELELERNYNNGKANVEELERLGCNVVFGVNVHSMTIKPNLGGSATYDRVIFNFPHAGFDYGREHEIKTIMRHQELLRGFMKSARMLVKDEDKGGEIHVVHKTEYPFSEWKLKALGEKEGLDLVSEIEFCLNHYPGYSNKRGSRGYNDSSFPIGKSCTFIFKKQFFY